The following are encoded in a window of Bradyrhizobium sp. WBOS07 genomic DNA:
- a CDS encoding LytTR family DNA-binding domain-containing protein, producing MADTENAPPTPRVEPVWDQHPTRRDEPPAAGTNSGPFGISGGDRTTFAAIAAVALAIGIVNAFSGAQDAAWRGDSYDIGRRLFWEMSSIAIILLLLPILVLAVRRMRGTPGLAARAAIGAITVLSFSALHITGMVWVRKLALWLAGGAYDFRFSLATVLYEFRKDAVAVVLIASTIWLLESRRELKSAAAAPAPPPSPLQPSSPDVIWLRDGTSRIRVVPRDILWVASAGNYIEYSLADGTRHLIRGTLAAAESELTRFSIVRVHRTKLANLDRVRGVDLKPSGDFELVFDNGQTLGGSRRYRPAVASLGSRPAPAGIAAPRSAGDA from the coding sequence ATGGCTGACACCGAAAATGCGCCGCCGACGCCGCGCGTCGAGCCGGTTTGGGATCAGCATCCGACGCGACGGGATGAGCCGCCGGCGGCTGGGACGAACAGCGGGCCTTTCGGGATCAGCGGGGGCGACCGGACCACGTTCGCTGCGATCGCGGCGGTCGCGCTCGCGATCGGAATCGTCAATGCATTCTCGGGCGCCCAGGACGCGGCCTGGCGCGGCGACAGCTACGACATCGGCCGGCGGCTGTTCTGGGAGATGTCGAGCATCGCGATCATCCTGCTGCTGCTGCCGATCCTGGTGCTGGCGGTCCGCCGTATGCGCGGGACCCCTGGCCTTGCCGCCCGCGCCGCCATCGGGGCGATCACCGTCCTCAGCTTCTCCGCCCTCCACATCACTGGCATGGTCTGGGTGCGCAAGCTGGCGCTCTGGCTCGCCGGCGGCGCCTACGATTTCCGCTTTTCGCTCGCGACCGTCCTGTACGAATTCCGCAAGGACGCGGTGGCCGTCGTCCTGATCGCCAGCACGATCTGGCTGCTCGAAAGCCGGCGTGAGTTGAAGAGCGCCGCAGCCGCTCCCGCGCCTCCGCCCTCCCCGCTCCAGCCCTCGTCCCCCGACGTGATCTGGCTACGCGACGGGACGAGCCGCATTCGCGTGGTGCCGCGCGACATCCTCTGGGTCGCCTCCGCCGGCAACTACATCGAGTACAGCCTCGCCGACGGCACCCGGCATCTGATCCGGGGCACGCTGGCGGCGGCGGAAAGCGAGCTGACGCGCTTTTCCATCGTTCGCGTTCACCGGACCAAGCTTGCCAATCTCGACCGGGTGCGCGGCGTCGACCTCAAGCCGTCAGGAGATTTCGAGCTCGTTTTCGACAACGGCCAGACGCTCGGGGGCAGCCGGCGTTACCGGCCGGCGGTCGCCTCGCTCGGAAGCCGGCCCGCCCCGGCGGGAATCGCCGCCCCCCGATCGGCCGGCGATGCATAA
- a CDS encoding DoxX family protein: MDFPFLTRFQPVLLSLFRFMTGLLLFQYGVAKIFKFPVLPYFANIPPLIWTAGAIELVLGALLMIGLFTRLTAFILSGQMAFAYFIGHMFKGETPVFLPLLNGGTSAILFCFACLYLAAAGGGSVSADAAMGKD; encoded by the coding sequence ATGGACTTTCCTTTTCTCACTCGCTTTCAACCGGTTCTCCTGAGCCTGTTTCGCTTCATGACCGGCCTGTTGCTGTTTCAGTACGGCGTCGCCAAGATCTTCAAGTTTCCGGTGCTTCCCTACTTCGCAAACATCCCGCCGCTGATCTGGACGGCTGGCGCAATCGAGCTCGTGCTCGGCGCGCTCTTGATGATCGGGCTGTTCACCCGCCTGACCGCATTCATCCTGTCGGGTCAAATGGCGTTCGCCTATTTCATCGGCCACATGTTCAAGGGCGAGACGCCGGTGTTCCTTCCGCTGCTCAACGGCGGCACCTCGGCGATCCTGTTCTGCTTCGCCTGCCTGTATCTCGCCGCAGCCGGCGGCGGCTCGGTCAGCGCCGACGCAGCGATGGGCAAGGACTAG
- a CDS encoding anhydro-N-acetylmuramic acid kinase: MMLTALGLMSGTSLDGVDVALIETDGKQVKAFGPSGYRPYQPAERNLLRQALGEAVHLTQRDARPGVLAEAERAVTRAHAEAVASFLAQNRMRPEDIDIVGFHGQTVLHRPEKRLTVQIGDAPALAKAIHIPVMYDFRAADVEAGGQGAPFVPVYHRALANSLDREGPIVVVNIGGVSNITYIDGDTLIACDTGPGNALLDDFMYRTMNQAFDAEGKFASLGKVDEAWIARALGLPFFALPPPKSLDRNDFAALKLGDVAPADGAATLTAFTAAAIARVIPLLPRRPRSWIVCGGGARNLTMLRMLRERVGAATVEAAETLGWASDAIEAQAFGFLAVRGMKGLPLSYPATTGVPMPMTGGVIARP; encoded by the coding sequence ATGATGTTGACGGCACTCGGTCTGATGAGCGGCACCTCGCTGGACGGGGTAGATGTCGCGCTGATCGAGACCGATGGAAAGCAGGTGAAGGCATTCGGGCCGTCCGGCTACCGGCCCTATCAGCCTGCGGAGCGCAATCTGCTGCGCCAGGCCCTGGGCGAAGCCGTGCATTTGACCCAGCGCGATGCGCGCCCAGGCGTTCTGGCCGAGGCCGAGCGGGCGGTGACGCGGGCCCATGCCGAGGCGGTCGCCAGCTTCCTGGCCCAGAACCGCATGAGGCCGGAGGACATCGACATCGTCGGCTTCCACGGCCAGACCGTTCTGCACCGGCCCGAAAAGCGGCTGACGGTGCAGATCGGCGATGCGCCGGCACTGGCAAAAGCGATCCATATTCCCGTGATGTATGATTTCCGTGCCGCCGATGTCGAGGCCGGCGGGCAGGGCGCGCCCTTTGTCCCGGTCTACCACCGCGCGCTCGCCAATTCGCTGGACCGCGAGGGACCGATCGTCGTGGTCAATATCGGCGGCGTCTCCAACATCACCTATATCGACGGCGACACGCTGATCGCCTGCGACACCGGCCCCGGCAATGCGCTGCTGGACGATTTCATGTACCGCACCATGAACCAGGCGTTCGACGCGGAAGGAAAGTTCGCAAGCCTCGGCAAGGTCGACGAGGCCTGGATCGCGCGGGCGCTGGGGCTGCCGTTCTTCGCGTTGCCGCCACCGAAATCGCTCGACCGCAACGACTTTGCGGCGCTGAAGCTCGGCGACGTCGCACCGGCCGACGGCGCCGCGACCCTGACCGCCTTCACCGCGGCGGCGATCGCACGCGTCATCCCGCTGTTGCCGCGGCGGCCGCGGAGCTGGATCGTCTGCGGCGGCGGCGCCCGCAACCTCACCATGCTGCGGATGCTGCGGGAGCGGGTGGGGGCAGCCACGGTCGAGGCCGCCGAGACGCTGGGCTGGGCCTCCGACGCCATCGAGGCGCAGGCCTTCGGCTTCCTCGCCGTCCGCGGCATGAAGGGCCTGCCGCTGTCGTACCCCGCTACCACGGGCGTACCGATGCCGATGACCGGCGGGGTGATCGCAAGGCCCTGA
- a CDS encoding MFS transporter, translated as MDQNTPSETPKEQGASTQRQAVRTALVVLCLCFTLAVLGRGLSESFTVFLKPISENFGWDRAQVVSIYSLTWLISGLTAPLVGRLFDHSGPRIVYALGLLLLGSAFLIASRAQALWQFQLSIGLCVGIGVAFIGNVPNSILLGRWFGPKLPTAMAVVYSAMGGGVLALLPASQLLIDHLGWRETYQVYGLAALALLVPLLLLPWRMFSAGSPHVAKRSDPDFIDNGWTLASAMRHHAFWALFATFFFTAVGMYAIAAQIVAYLIDAGFPPLQAATAWGFSGVVLVFGMIGVSALDGLIGRRPSVLLSYAISILGILLLWLLQYYPDVILLTGFVVCFGSMMGSRGPLITATAMRIFRGKRVGTIFGTISIGSGLGSAVGSWSGGLIHDFTHGYNLLLVFALATVILGMIPFLIVPALRE; from the coding sequence ATGGATCAGAACACGCCCAGCGAAACGCCCAAGGAACAGGGCGCAAGCACGCAGCGGCAGGCGGTGCGCACCGCGCTCGTGGTGCTCTGCCTGTGTTTCACGCTGGCTGTTCTTGGCCGCGGGCTCAGCGAGAGCTTCACCGTCTTCCTCAAGCCGATCTCCGAGAACTTCGGCTGGGACCGCGCGCAAGTCGTCTCGATCTATTCCCTGACATGGCTGATCAGCGGACTGACCGCGCCGCTGGTCGGGCGCCTGTTCGACCATTCCGGTCCGCGCATCGTCTACGCACTCGGGCTGCTCCTGCTCGGCTCGGCCTTCCTGATCGCAAGCCGGGCCCAGGCGCTCTGGCAATTCCAGCTCTCGATCGGCCTTTGTGTCGGCATCGGCGTTGCCTTCATCGGCAACGTGCCGAACTCGATCCTGCTCGGCCGCTGGTTCGGACCAAAGCTGCCGACCGCCATGGCGGTGGTGTACTCGGCGATGGGCGGCGGCGTACTGGCGCTGCTGCCGGCATCGCAGCTTCTGATCGATCATCTCGGCTGGCGCGAGACCTATCAGGTCTATGGCCTCGCCGCGCTCGCGCTGCTGGTGCCGCTGCTGCTGCTGCCCTGGCGGATGTTTTCCGCCGGCTCGCCGCATGTCGCCAAGAGAAGCGATCCCGACTTCATCGACAATGGCTGGACGCTGGCGAGCGCCATGCGCCACCATGCCTTCTGGGCGCTGTTCGCGACCTTCTTCTTCACCGCGGTCGGCATGTACGCGATCGCTGCCCAGATCGTGGCCTATCTGATCGACGCCGGCTTCCCGCCGCTCCAGGCTGCGACCGCCTGGGGGTTTTCTGGCGTCGTGCTCGTGTTCGGCATGATCGGCGTATCGGCACTCGACGGGCTGATCGGACGGCGGCCTTCGGTGCTGCTCAGCTACGCCATCTCGATCCTCGGCATCTTGCTGCTCTGGCTGCTTCAGTATTATCCAGATGTCATCCTGCTCACCGGCTTCGTCGTCTGCTTCGGCAGCATGATGGGCTCGCGCGGGCCGCTGATCACGGCGACCGCGATGAGGATCTTCCGCGGCAAGCGCGTCGGCACGATCTTCGGCACCATCTCGATCGGCAGCGGCCTCGGCTCTGCCGTCGGCTCATGGAGCGGCGGTCTCATCCACGATTTCACGCACGGCTACAATCTGCTGCTCGTTTTCGCACTTGCGACCGTGATCCTCGGAATGATTCCATTCCTCATCGTCCCCGCCTTGCGGGAGTAA
- the tyrS gene encoding tyrosine--tRNA ligase, with the protein MTVFKSDFLNILQERGFIHQCSDFEGLDALAAKGEATAYVGYDCTARSLHIGNYLTMMMLHWLQQSGNKPITLMGGGTTMVGDPSGKDETRAMRTIAEIEGNKASIRGVFAKVLNYGDGKSDAIMLDNAEWLTKLNWIEMLRDVGRHFSVNRMLTMDSVRLRLEREQEMSFIEFNYMVCQAYDFVELAKRTGCKLQMGGSDQWGNIIMGVDLGRRMGTHQLFALTTPLLTTASGAKMGKTAQGAVWLNADQFSPYDFWQYWRNTEDADVGKFLKLFTTLPMAEIRKLEALGGSEINEAKKVLATEATALLHGRDAANEAAETARRTFEEGALAESLPTVEIPRGELDAGLGVLAAFVKAGLVASNGEARRQIKGGGLRVNDAPVTDEKMALSAANLTPEGVIKLSFGKKKHILIKPA; encoded by the coding sequence ATGACTGTATTTAAATCGGATTTCCTCAATATCCTGCAGGAACGTGGGTTCATCCACCAATGCTCGGATTTCGAGGGGCTGGACGCGCTCGCCGCCAAGGGCGAAGCGACCGCCTATGTCGGCTACGATTGCACCGCCCGCTCGCTGCATATCGGCAATTACCTGACCATGATGATGCTGCACTGGCTGCAGCAATCCGGCAACAAGCCGATCACGCTGATGGGCGGCGGCACCACCATGGTCGGCGACCCCTCGGGCAAGGACGAGACGCGCGCGATGCGGACGATCGCCGAGATCGAGGGCAACAAGGCCTCGATCCGCGGCGTGTTCGCCAAGGTGCTCAACTATGGCGACGGCAAGAGCGACGCCATCATGCTCGACAATGCGGAATGGCTGACCAAGCTGAACTGGATCGAGATGCTGCGCGACGTCGGCCGGCACTTCTCGGTCAACCGCATGCTCACCATGGATTCCGTGCGGCTGCGGCTCGAGCGCGAGCAGGAGATGAGCTTCATCGAGTTCAACTACATGGTCTGCCAGGCCTACGACTTCGTCGAGCTCGCCAAGCGGACCGGCTGCAAATTGCAGATGGGCGGCTCGGACCAGTGGGGCAACATCATCATGGGCGTCGATCTCGGCCGCCGCATGGGCACGCACCAGCTGTTCGCGTTGACGACGCCGCTCTTGACCACCGCCTCGGGCGCCAAGATGGGCAAGACCGCGCAAGGCGCGGTGTGGCTCAACGCCGACCAGTTCAGCCCCTACGATTTCTGGCAGTACTGGCGCAACACCGAGGATGCCGACGTCGGCAAGTTCCTGAAGCTGTTCACGACGCTGCCGATGGCCGAGATCAGGAAGCTCGAAGCGCTCGGCGGCTCGGAGATCAACGAGGCCAAGAAGGTGCTCGCCACCGAAGCGACCGCGCTGCTGCACGGCCGCGACGCCGCGAACGAAGCGGCCGAAACCGCGCGCCGCACCTTCGAGGAAGGCGCGCTCGCCGAAAGCCTGCCGACGGTGGAAATTCCGCGCGGCGAACTCGATGCCGGCCTCGGCGTGCTCGCCGCCTTCGTCAAGGCGGGCCTCGTTGCCTCCAACGGCGAGGCGCGGCGTCAGATCAAGGGCGGCGGCCTGCGTGTGAACGACGCGCCCGTCACCGACGAGAAGATGGCGCTCTCTGCGGCCAATCTGACGCCGGAAGGCGTGATCAAGCTGTCCTTCGGCAAGAAGAAGCACATCCTGATCAAGCCTGCATAG
- a CDS encoding alpha/beta hydrolase: protein MPEVIFTGPAGRLEGRYHPAKQKNAPIAMILHPHPQFHGTMNHQIVYQCYYAFAHRGFSVLRFNFRGVGRSQGSFDHGTGELSDAAAALDWAQTINPEARACWVAGFSFGAWIGMQLLMRRPEVEGFISIAPPANLYDFSFLAPCPSSGLIVHGEKDAVVPPKDVNTLVEKLKTQKGIVIDQQIIPGANHFFDAKLEPLMETITAYLDMRLANVR, encoded by the coding sequence ATGCCTGAAGTCATTTTCACCGGCCCTGCCGGCCGCCTCGAGGGTCGCTATCACCCGGCCAAGCAGAAGAACGCGCCGATCGCGATGATCCTGCATCCGCATCCGCAGTTTCACGGCACGATGAACCATCAGATCGTGTACCAGTGCTACTACGCCTTCGCCCATCGCGGCTTCTCGGTGCTGCGCTTCAACTTCCGCGGCGTCGGCCGCAGCCAGGGTTCGTTCGACCACGGCACCGGCGAATTGTCGGATGCCGCCGCCGCGCTCGATTGGGCGCAGACCATCAATCCCGAGGCGCGCGCCTGCTGGGTCGCCGGCTTCTCCTTCGGCGCCTGGATCGGCATGCAGCTGTTGATGCGCCGTCCCGAGGTCGAGGGCTTCATCTCGATCGCGCCGCCGGCCAATCTCTACGACTTCTCGTTCCTCGCGCCCTGCCCGTCGTCGGGCCTGATCGTGCACGGCGAGAAGGACGCGGTGGTGCCGCCCAAGGACGTCAACACGCTGGTCGAGAAGCTGAAGACGCAGAAGGGCATCGTGATCGACCAGCAGATCATCCCCGGCGCCAATCATTTCTTCGACGCCAAGCTCGAGCCGCTGATGGAGACCATCACGGCGTATCTGGACATGCGTCTGGCCAACGTGCGCTGA
- a CDS encoding methyl-accepting chemotaxis protein: MKLLSHLTIRTKLASMVCLAALTVAAIIGVSSVLSKSRMMEDRVQQMRTAVELLYNYAQSLQDEVTAGKLTLADAKAQFHQRGRRMNFNGNQGYPVVYNPDTSILVNGANQQLEGKITGAKDSNGVLIADAIVKAGEQTAQGGVTSYLYPRPGQTEPVRKTVFARKFAPWNATISYGLYVDDIDADVRALTLELAAIGTGLMLLMAALSWLIARDVLSALERQKNRMQEISEGAIDKPVEETDRGDEIGRMAETLEVLRQTALTARALEAEQAATKTRTEQEKRDALIALADRFDASVGQLVGLMASGSGELEHTAKSMSSTAEGTNRRAALVGSAATEASQRVQTVAAAAEELSSSITEISRQVAQSAEVTGRAVDSARRTDTIVRALSDGAQQIEHVAELISNIAAQTNLLALNATIEAARAGEAGRGFAVVASEVKSLASQTAEATREIGDKIAQIQGATREAVDAIGGITATIEEVSRIATSIGAAIEEQGAATAEIARSVSQTAEATQEVTTNIGGVSTAANETGNAAGMVLAAASNLSKQAEQLSGEVGTFLAGVRAA, encoded by the coding sequence ATGAAACTGCTGAGCCATCTGACGATCCGCACCAAGCTTGCCAGCATGGTCTGCCTTGCGGCCCTCACAGTCGCGGCCATCATCGGCGTATCGTCCGTGCTGAGCAAGAGCCGCATGATGGAGGATCGCGTCCAGCAGATGCGGACCGCGGTCGAGTTGCTCTACAATTACGCACAATCGCTCCAGGACGAGGTGACCGCCGGCAAGCTGACATTGGCCGATGCCAAGGCCCAATTCCACCAGCGCGGCCGCCGCATGAACTTCAACGGCAACCAGGGCTACCCCGTCGTCTACAATCCCGACACGTCGATCCTGGTGAACGGCGCCAATCAGCAGCTCGAAGGCAAGATCACCGGCGCCAAGGACTCCAACGGCGTCCTGATCGCCGACGCCATTGTCAAGGCGGGCGAGCAGACCGCGCAGGGCGGGGTCACCTCTTATCTCTACCCCCGTCCCGGCCAGACCGAGCCGGTCCGCAAGACCGTGTTCGCGCGCAAATTCGCGCCCTGGAATGCGACCATCAGCTACGGCCTCTATGTCGACGACATCGACGCCGACGTGCGTGCGCTAACGCTGGAGCTTGCCGCGATCGGCACCGGCCTGATGCTGCTGATGGCGGCACTGTCCTGGCTGATCGCCCGCGACGTGCTCAGCGCGCTCGAACGCCAGAAGAACCGCATGCAGGAGATTTCCGAAGGCGCCATCGACAAGCCGGTCGAGGAAACCGACCGCGGCGACGAGATCGGCCGCATGGCCGAGACCCTCGAGGTGCTGAGGCAGACCGCTTTGACGGCCCGCGCACTGGAAGCCGAACAGGCCGCCACCAAGACGCGCACCGAGCAGGAGAAGCGCGACGCCCTGATCGCCCTTGCCGATCGCTTCGATGCCTCCGTCGGCCAGCTCGTCGGCCTGATGGCCTCCGGCTCGGGTGAGCTCGAGCATACCGCCAAGTCGATGTCCTCGACCGCCGAAGGCACCAACCGCCGCGCCGCATTGGTCGGCTCTGCCGCCACCGAAGCCAGCCAGCGCGTTCAGACCGTCGCGGCCGCCGCCGAGGAGCTCTCCTCCTCCATCACCGAGATCAGCCGCCAGGTCGCCCAATCCGCAGAGGTCACCGGACGCGCGGTCGACAGCGCCCGCCGCACCGACACGATCGTGCGCGCGCTCTCGGACGGCGCCCAGCAGATCGAGCACGTCGCCGAGCTGATCTCCAACATCGCCGCCCAGACCAATCTGCTCGCGCTCAACGCCACCATCGAGGCCGCGCGTGCCGGCGAAGCCGGCCGCGGCTTTGCCGTCGTCGCCTCCGAGGTGAAGTCGCTCGCGAGCCAGACCGCGGAAGCCACCCGCGAGATCGGCGACAAGATCGCCCAGATCCAGGGCGCGACCAGGGAGGCCGTGGACGCCATCGGCGGCATCACCGCCACCATCGAGGAGGTCAGCCGCATCGCCACCTCGATCGGCGCCGCGATCGAGGAGCAAGGCGCCGCGACCGCCGAGATCGCCCGCAGCGTCTCGCAGACCGCGGAGGCGACCCAGGAGGTCACCACCAATATCGGCGGCGTCTCGACCGCCGCGAACGAGACCGGCAATGCCGCCGGCATGGTGCTCGCCGCAGCCAGCAACCTCTCCAAGCAGGCCGAGCAGCTCTCCGGCGAAGTCGGCACGTTCCTGGCCGGCGTACGCGCGGCGTAG
- a CDS encoding glutathione S-transferase family protein, with translation MTASLKLISHKLCPYVQRAVIALKEKGVPFERIDIDLANKPDWFLKLSPLGKVPVLVVTTEQGEVALFESNVICEYIEETQGGAKLHPADALKRAEHRAWMEFGSAVLGDLWGLETTTDAATFESKRQALVSKFARVEAALGGGPFFSGEQFSLVDAVFAPIFRYFDLFDELTEHGIFRDVSKVRAWRAELAKRPSVRTAVGADYPELLRAFLVRHDAHLLKLAA, from the coding sequence ATGACCGCCTCACTCAAGCTCATCAGCCACAAGCTTTGCCCCTACGTGCAGCGCGCGGTGATCGCGCTGAAGGAAAAGGGCGTACCGTTCGAGCGGATCGACATCGATCTCGCCAACAAGCCCGACTGGTTTCTAAAACTCTCGCCGCTCGGCAAGGTGCCGGTGCTGGTGGTGACGACGGAGCAGGGCGAGGTCGCGCTATTCGAGAGCAACGTGATCTGCGAGTACATCGAGGAGACGCAGGGTGGGGCAAAGCTGCATCCGGCGGATGCGTTGAAGCGCGCCGAGCACCGCGCGTGGATGGAATTCGGCTCGGCGGTCCTCGGCGACCTCTGGGGGCTGGAGACGACGACGGATGCGGCGACGTTCGAGAGCAAGCGTCAGGCGCTGGTGTCGAAGTTCGCGCGTGTCGAAGCCGCGCTAGGCGGAGGCCCCTTCTTCTCCGGCGAGCAATTCAGCTTGGTCGATGCCGTATTCGCGCCGATCTTCCGCTACTTCGATCTGTTCGACGAGCTGACCGAGCACGGCATCTTCCGCGATGTGTCGAAGGTCCGCGCGTGGCGCGCCGAGCTCGCGAAACGTCCAAGTGTGCGCACCGCGGTCGGCGCCGACTATCCGGAATTGCTGCGCGCCTTCCTCGTCCGCCACGACGCGCATCTGCTCAAGCTCGCGGCCTGA